In the Victivallis sp. Marseille-Q1083 genome, one interval contains:
- a CDS encoding IS110 family transposase: MTSFVGVDLHRNNFTYCIRVNGEERKIGKCEITELKGFAAMLGPNTAMAVEATGNTFMFCSSLKAHVGRLVVVNPSQFKVISMSTKKTDKHDAKVLAEFLEKDMLPEVRVKDDLQAKISSLTQTREKLVQLRTVLKNKVNNLLAANFIVLKREELSTEKGLLKALSYHFDPITDTEMLVVVEQIRSLNKSIEKLDKAIEDHGSKMDGFDNLKSIKGIGSKGAAILLATIGNIADFRSAKQLAAYIGIVPRVSNSNDTVCHGRITKSGSKIARTALVQCALIAKRYSPYLNAFHESVKSRRGGAKANIALARKFLDIVYRTLKNNWMFENFTQFKLVKN; the protein is encoded by the coding sequence ATGACAAGTTTTGTTGGAGTGGATTTGCACCGGAACAATTTTACTTATTGCATCCGGGTAAATGGGGAAGAACGGAAAATCGGCAAGTGTGAGATTACCGAACTGAAGGGCTTTGCCGCAATGCTCGGTCCGAACACGGCGATGGCGGTGGAGGCGACCGGAAATACGTTCATGTTTTGCAGCTCGCTGAAAGCTCATGTCGGGCGACTGGTGGTGGTGAATCCATCACAGTTCAAAGTCATCAGCATGTCCACCAAAAAGACGGACAAACATGACGCAAAAGTGTTGGCGGAGTTCCTGGAAAAGGATATGCTTCCGGAGGTAAGAGTGAAAGACGATTTGCAGGCGAAAATTTCAAGTCTGACGCAGACCAGGGAAAAACTGGTTCAGTTGCGTACCGTATTGAAAAACAAAGTCAACAATCTGTTAGCAGCTAACTTCATCGTGCTGAAACGGGAAGAACTGTCCACGGAGAAAGGGCTTTTGAAAGCATTGAGTTATCACTTCGACCCGATCACCGACACGGAAATGCTGGTGGTTGTCGAACAGATTCGCAGTCTGAACAAAAGCATTGAAAAACTGGATAAGGCGATTGAGGATCACGGCAGCAAGATGGACGGCTTCGACAACCTGAAATCCATCAAGGGAATCGGCTCGAAAGGTGCGGCGATCCTGTTGGCAACCATCGGCAATATCGCTGATTTCCGATCGGCAAAGCAGTTGGCCGCTTATATCGGAATCGTCCCCAGAGTGAGCAATTCAAATGACACGGTTTGCCACGGAAGAATCACGAAGAGCGGCAGCAAGATCGCCAGAACCGCTTTGGTGCAATGCGCTTTGATCGCCAAACGCTACAGCCCGTATCTCAATGCCTTTCATGAATCGGTAAAAAGTCGGCGGGGAGGTGCGAAAGCCAATATCGCCTTGGCTCGCAAATTCCTCGATATCGTGTATAGAACATTAAAAAACAATTGGATGTTTGAGAATTTTACTCAATTCAAGCTCGTAAAAAATTGA
- a CDS encoding HEAT repeat domain-containing protein, which yields MKRVLWFPMGLCLLLCDIAHADKLPESKTDLPIITITSLPENVKLIVGMTDDKAYLPRVQAIHALGRNLPQDQIDAFYNFLFQKLEDQELPDLEFNGLKNELTWALIWQERVPKELAKHLDTMFRDKSYDVTWRDYCVQFFGKYYRYVGEADRKILKAGLEEALNEWQNRIAGTAGYMLWQMSDYPGFDKQAIMDRIVEVLNQPDCSNASKLPLLQACGEAGDKRALPQARELMKTSKDIMLRASAIAAVGYLGDATDIPCLENLSKQTDPRVQKPAQAALEKINLRSKE from the coding sequence ATGAAACGCGTTTTATGGTTTCCCATGGGATTATGTCTATTATTGTGTGATATTGCTCATGCAGATAAATTACCTGAATCTAAGACTGATCTTCCCATAATAACAATTACTTCTTTACCTGAAAATGTCAAGCTTATCGTCGGAATGACCGACGATAAGGCTTACCTGCCTCGCGTTCAAGCCATACATGCACTGGGTAGAAATCTGCCGCAGGACCAGATTGATGCTTTCTATAATTTTCTCTTTCAAAAGCTTGAAGATCAGGAACTGCCGGATCTGGAGTTCAACGGCTTGAAAAATGAATTGACCTGGGCATTGATCTGGCAGGAGAGAGTTCCCAAAGAGCTAGCCAAACATCTCGATACCATGTTCCGGGATAAATCCTATGATGTGACTTGGCGGGATTACTGCGTCCAATTTTTCGGCAAGTATTATCGTTACGTCGGAGAAGCCGACCGCAAAATCCTGAAAGCCGGGCTGGAAGAAGCCTTGAACGAATGGCAGAACCGGATCGCCGGAACTGCCGGTTATATGCTCTGGCAGATGTCCGACTATCCCGGATTCGACAAGCAGGCGATCATGGACAGGATTGTCGAAGTATTGAATCAGCCGGATTGTTCCAATGCTTCCAAATTACCCTTGCTGCAAGCCTGCGGAGAAGCCGGAGACAAACGCGCCTTGCCGCAGGCCCGGGAGCTGATGAAAACCAGCAAAGACATTATGCTCCGAGCGTCAGCCATCGCCGCCGTCGGTTATTTGGGCGACGCCACGGACATTCCCTGTCTCGAAAACCTGAGTAAGCAAACCGATCCCCGCGTACAAAAACCGGCCCAAGCCGCTTTAGAGAAAATCAATCTCAGAAGTAAAGAATGA